The genomic interval GCCATGAGCCGGGTGCGCAACCCGGCATCGAGGGCCGCGTTGCGTGGAATGAAGAGCTGCACCATCCGCGTGCCATCGAGGATCTCGGGCCGGTTGCGGATCGTGCCATCGGGCAGCCGCGTGAACAGGCTGTCGAAGCGTGCGTTCACGTCCTCCTGTTGGGATTGGAGGGTTCGAATCCTCTCCAGCAGGGCCTTCTTGAGGAAGGCGTGATTGTCCTCCGCCTGCAGGAAGATGGCCTCCTCCCGCTGGCCGCGCTCGGAGACATGCTGCTGCAACTGCGCGAGGGTCTCCTTGCGCAGGGCATGACGCATGTGAAGGTAACTGAAGAGCGTGGAGAGGGCGATGATGACCGCGATGCGAGCACCCATCTTGAGGAGCGTCGATCGGGCAAGAGGGGCTCGAGGGCCAGAAGATGGATGCATGGAAGACGGGCCGAATTCGGAACGACACCAGGCCATTCGCGGAAATTCCCTCGCGGACTATACAGGGGATCGCCTGTCAGAAAGCTGTCCTGGACGGCCCCGCACAGCCATGAACATCGCTGTGCCTCACACGAGAAAGCGAGCAGCCCATGTCGAGCCGCGCCCTGCCACGTCGAACGATCCTTCGAGGCGCCCTGGTGACGGTGGTCACCCTGTTCAACCCCGTGAGCCGCAGTTGGGCCTCCACTCCGGAGCCAGGCGCCATCGGCCTGCCTGCGTTGGACGGACAGCTCCTGACGGACGCGGCGACACGCACACGGGCCGCGGAGGATTACGGCCACATCGTCCACCGGACGCCCTGGGCCGTGCTCGTCCCGGGCTCGGTGCAAGACATCGTGAAGATGGTCCGCTTCGCACGTGCGCACGGCCTGAAGGTGGCCGGCGCGCGCGGCATCGGCGAGAGCCACAGCACCCATGGCCAATCGCAAGTGGAGGCCGGTGTGGTCATCGACATGTCCGCGCTCTCCACCATCCATGAAATCGACGCGACGAGCGCGTGGGTGGACGCGGGCCTGCGGTGGATCCACCTGCTGGAGGCCACCCTGCCCCTGGGCAAGAGCCCTCCGACGCTGACCGACTACATCGACCTGAGCATCGGAGGCACGCTGTCGGTGGGAGGCATTGGCGGGCAGACGTTCCGCTGGGGCCTCCAGGTGGACAACGTTCTGGAGATGGACGTGGTCACCGGCCGCGGGGAGCTCGTGCGGTGCTCCCCCTTCCGCAACCGGCCGCTCTTCGATGCCGTGCGCGCGGGCCTGGGCCAGTTCGGCATCATCGTGCGGGCCCGGGTCCGCCTGGTGGACGTACCGCCGCGGGCGCGCACCTATCTCGCGCTCTACCACGACCTCCCCCGCTTCCTGCGGGACCAGCAGACGCTCATCGCGGATGGCCGCTTCGAATACGTCGAGGGCTCCGTCGTCTCCACGGGCAGCGGCCGGGCCTATCAGCTCGAGGTGGTGAAGTACTTCGCTCCTGGCTCCGAGCCGGACGACGCGCGGCTGCTCGCCGGCCTGTCCTTCGAGCCGGGCTCGTTGCAGGTGACGGACAGCAGCTACTTCGACTTCGCCAACCGGCTCGCGCCGCTGGTGGAGTTCCTCAAGAGCACCGGCGCCTGGGACTTCCCCCACCCGTGGCTGGACAACTTCGTCCCCGGGCGGGTGACGGCCTCCTTCGTGGAGCAGGTGCTTGCCCAGACGCCCGAGTCCGAGATGGGACAGGGGCCCATCCTCCTCTACCCCTTCCACCCCGGCCGGCTCACCGCGCCCTTCGCGCGGGTCCCCACGGGGCGCACCGCCTTCCTCTTCTCCCTGCTGCGCACCGCCGTCCCGCCCACCCCGGAGAACGCGGCGGCCCTCGTCGCGAGGAACCACGCCATCCTCGACCAGCTCACCTGCGTGGGAGGCAAGCGCTACCCCGTCGGTTCCGTCCAGATGAGCTCCGCCGACTGGCGTGAGCACTTCCATCCCCTCTGGGGGCACTTCGTGCTCGCCAAGCGGTCGTTCGATCCGGACAACGTTCTCACTCCGGGTCAGGGCATCTTTTGAACCCGGGTGCGAGCCCGCCGCTCGCCCTCCAGGTTTCCCCTCGTCTCGCCGCTGGGGGCGTCTCACGCCCCGCTTGAACCTCCTGTATCGTTGAACGGCAACAAGGGCTCTGTCCTCCCCCAGCGGCCCGGAGACGACCACCAATGACCTCCCAGGCGGATGCCAGCCCCCCCACGCCCGAGAACCTCCCCCTTCCTCCCGGTAGATCGGGCCTCCCGCTGATCGGCGAGACGCTGGAGTTCCTCCGCTCCAGCCGCGCCTTCTCCGAGCGCCGGCAACGCCAGTACGGCCCCGTCTTCCGGACACACGTGCTGGGCTCCCCCACCGCGTTCCTGACCGGCCCCGAGGCCATCCAGTGGATCTTCGCGGGCGAGGGCAAGTACCTGAAGAACCGCTGGAGCCCGGGCATCCGCCGGCTGCTCGGGGCGCGCTGCCTGTCGCTGCTCGAGGGCGAGGAGCACCTGGAGCGGCGCCGTCTGCTCGCCCCCCACTTCAGCTACGCGACGATGCGCGGGTTCGTGCCCGTCATCGAGTCGCTCGTCACGCGCCACTTCGAGCGCTGGGCGGCGCTCCCGGGCGACCTCACCCTGTGGCCCGCCATGCGGGAGCTGGCCTTCGAGATCGCCCTCACCCTCATCTTCGGCCAGGACGCCGTGGACGTGCCGTTCCTGATGCGCCACTTCCAGGCGTGGACGGCGGGCCTCTTCGTCCCCCTTCCGGTGAACCTGCCCTGGACGACGTTCGGCAAGGCGCTCGCCTCGAAGAAGGCGATGATCGACTACCTGGACAAGGTGGTCGCCGAGCGGCAGACGCGGGCCGAGCAACCGCCGGATCTGCTGGGCTCGCTCCTCCAGCGCCGCGAGGACGGGGAGCCGCCCCTGTCGCGGGAGACCATCGTCGACGAGCTGCAGCTGCTCCTCTTCGCCGGGCATGACACCACCGTCACCGCCACCTCCAACCTCGTGCTGACACTGGCCCAACACCCGGAGGTGCTCCAGCGCGGCCGCGAGGCAGTGGCCCCCATGGCGGGTCCCCTCTCGCTGGACGGGCTGCGGGCGACGCCCTACCTCGTCCAGCTCCTCCACGAGGGCATGCGCCTCATTCCCCCCATTGGCGGGGCCTTCCGCGTCACCACGCGGGACGTGGTCTACAACGGCTACCGCATCCCCAAGGGGTGGGCGGTGCCCGTCAGCATCCGGACCGCGCACGCGGGCTCGAGCTGGCCGGAGCCGAACCGGTTCGATCCCGAGCGCTTCAGCGCCGAGCGCGGCGAGCAGAGGAAGCCGGGCTCGTTCATCCCCTTCGGCGGCGGGCCGCGCATCTGCCTGGGCCAGCACTTCGCCATGGTGGAGATGAGTGTGATGCTGGCGCTGCTGCTCAAGCACTACACGTGGGAGCTCGTGCCGGGGCAGGACCTGGAATACATCATGACCCCCTTCCCCAAGCCCAAGAGCGGCATCCAGCTCCGGTTCCGCCGCCTGGGGTGAGCGGCGGATGATGCTCGACATCCCAGGTTACAAGCTCCTCGGGACGCTGCGCACGACGGGGGCCAACGTGCTCCTCCACGCGGTGCGCGAGTCCGATGGCCTGCCGGTCCTCATCAAGACTCCGTCCATCGGCGTCCCGGGTCCGCGCGAGCGCGAGCGCTACCGCCGCGAGTTCAGCATCCTCCAACGGCTGCGGAACGTAAGCGGCGTGGTCCGCTCCTACTCCCACGAGCACGTCCACGGCCGCCCCCTGCTCATGATGGAGCTGCTGCGGGGCGACCCCCTGTCCGCGCTCGTCGGCCAGCCCATGGAGGTGCCGCGCTTCCTCGAGCTCGCCGTCTCCCTGGCGTCGACCCTCGCGGAGCTCCACCGCCACGGCGTCATCCACAAGGACCTCAAGCCCGCCAACATCATCACCGCGCCAGAGGGAGGCCCCCGCCTCATCGACTTCGGGGTGGCCTCGCTCCAACGGGTGGAGCACCTGGACGCCGCGCCCGCCAACCTCATCGAGGGGACGCTGGCGTACATGTCGCCGGAGCAGACCGGGCGGATGAACCGCCTGGTGGACTACCGCACCGACTTCTACTCGCTGGGCGTGACGTTCTACGAGCTGCTGACGGGGAGCCGCCCCTTCCACGGGCGTGATGCGCTGGAGTGGTTCCACGCGCACATGGCCCAGCACCCCAGGCCGCCCCACGAGCTCATCCCCACCCTTCCCCCCGCCGTCTCGGCCGTGGTGATGAAGCTGCTCGCCAAGACGGCCGAGGAGCGCTACCAGAGCGCCGAGGGGCTGCGGGCCGACCTGGAGAAGTGCCTCGAGGGGGCATGCGAGGTGTTCCCCCTGGGCGCCCGGGACGTGCCCCAGCGCTTCCAACTGCCGCAGCGGCTCTACGGGCGCGAGGCCCAGGTCTCCACGCTGTTGCGAGGCCTGGAGCGGGTCGGCCAGGGAGGACAGGCGGAGCTCATGCTGGTGCGCGGCTACTCCGGCATCGGCAAGTCCTCGGTGGTGCTGGAGCTGCACAAGCCGGTGGTGCAACGGCGCGGCTTCTTCCTGAGTGGGAAGTTCGATCAATTCCACCGCGACATCCCCTACGCGACGCTGGCCCAGGCCCTCCAGGGACTGGTGCAGCAACTGCTGGCGGGAACGGACGAGGAGCTGGCCGGGTGGCGCGAGCGCCTCCAGGCGGCCTGGGGTGAGTCCGGCCAGGTCATGGTGGAGCTCGTCCCCCAGCTGGAGCTCGTCGCGGGCAAGCAGCCTCCCGTCCAGGAGCTGCCGCCCACCGACGCGCGCAACCGCTTCGGCCAGGTGCTCCGCCAGTTCCTCGGCGTCTTCGCCACGCCCGAGCACCCGCTCGTGGTGTTCCTGGATGACCTGCAGTGGGCCGACCTGGCCAGCCTCCAGCTCCTCCAGAACCTGCTCACGCACGCGGAGACGCCGCCGCTGCTGCTGCTCGGGGCCTACCGCGACAACGAGGTCAGCCCCGCCCATCCGCTGATGCTGATGGTGGAGACGGTGCGCAGGTCGGGCGCGCGGGTGACGGACCTCCAGCTCGAGCCACTGAACCTGGAGCAGGTCCAGCGGCTCGTCACGGACGCACTGCCAGAAGCGGGGCAGGACGTCATCGTCCCGCTGTCGGCACGGCTCCACGAGAAGTCGGGCGGCAACCCGTTCTTCCTCGGCCAGCTGATGCTGGCGCTCGACCGCGATGGCCTGCTGACCCGCGCGCCCGAGGGCGGGTGGAGGTGGAACGCCGAGGAGGTCTGGACCGCGGGCTACCCGGACGACGTCGTCCACTTCCTGGTGGACAAGCTGCGCCAGCTGCCCGAGCAGGTGCAGCGTCTGCTGAGCCTGGCCGCGTGCGTGGGCCATGTCTTCTCCCTGCCGATGTTGAGCACCCTCTTCGACGCGGAAGACCTGGGAGCGGTGGAGCAGGGGCTCGCGCCCGCGCTGCAGGAGGGCCTGCTGATGCGCGGCGGCCCGGAGCAGTACCGGTTCCTCCATGACCGCATCCACCAGGCGGCCCATGCCCTCAGCTCCGAGGAGGAGCGCAAGGCCATCCACCTGCGCATCGGCCGGTCCCTGCTGGCGAGCCTCCCGCCCGAGGTGCTGCGCGAAAAGCTCTTCGACGTGGTGAGCCAGCTCAACGCCGGGGTGGAGCACATCCAGGAGCCCGCGGAGCGCCACCAGCTCGCGAGGTTGAACGCGGAGGCCGGGCTCAAGGCCCAGGCCTCCATCGCGCACCGGCCCGCCATCACCTACTTCAGGATGGCCTTCTCGCTCATTCCCGGAGACCCGTGGGAGACGGACGCCGCGCTGGCCTTCAAGGTGCGCCGCGCGTGGGCGACCTGCGAGCTCATGAGCGGCAATGCCGCCGAGGCGGAACGTCTGGCGGAGGAGCTCCTGCCCCAGGCGAGGAACAACACGGACAGGGTGGCCGCCTACCTCTCGAGGCACGCCGTCTACGTGGCGACGGGCCGGACCCGGGAGGCCAGCGCCAACATCCTGGAGTGCCTGTCACGGCTGGGCATGCCGATTCCCGCGCACCCCACCCCGGAAGAGGCGGCGGCCGCCTATGAGGAGGTCTGGGCGTTGCTCCGGGAGTGCCCCATCGCGAGCCTCGTCGACCTTCCCCTCATGACGGATCCGGACATGAAGGCGGCGATGGCCGCCCTGGATGCCCTCTTCGCGACGGCGTTCTTCTCGGATGTCCACCTGCTCATCATCGACCTGAGCCGGATCGTCACCCTCTCCCTGCGTCACGGCTTCACGGAGACCGCCGTCTCCGGGTTCAGCTGGCTGGGGATGCTGGCCGGCGTCCACTTCAAGCAGTACCGGGAAGGCCATGCGCTGGGAATGCTCGCCCGCGCGCTCCTCGACCGTCACAACCTGGCCTCTCAACGGGGCAAGGTGCTCTTCAGCCTGCAGTTCATCCATTACTGGTCCCAACCCCTCTCCGCGACGCAGGAGCTCGTCCTCGAGGGCTTCGACCACGCGGTCCAGGCGGGGGACTTCCAGGCGGCGTGCTTCTGCGGCTCGGCCATCACCTTGAACCGCCTCGTGATGGGGCACCACCTGGACGACGTCTACCAGGAGTCCGTCGTGCGGGGCGACTTCACGCGCAAGGCCGGCGTCCTGGACACGCGAGACGCCATCCTCGTCCACCAGCGCTACGTGCAGCAGTTGCGCGGGCGTACGCCCTCGTTCGACACGCTGAGCGGGGAGGGCTTCGACGAGCAGGCGTTCGAGGCCACCCTGACGGCCGCGCGCCTGAGCAGCCTGCGCGCCATCTATTGGATCACCCGGCTCAAGTCCCGCTACATGTGCGGCGCCTACGCGGAGGCGCTCGCCGCCGCGGAGCAGGCGGCCGGGGTGCTCTGGGTGATGAGGGGGAGCATCAACAACCTGGACTTCCACCTCTACCGGGCCCTGGCGCTGGCCGCGAGCTGCGAGGGCCAGGAGGCGGAGGCACGGGTGAAGTCGCTCGAGGCCATGAAGCGGCACCACCAGCAGCTCTCGGAGTGGGCGGACAGCTGCCCCGAGACCTTCCGCGCTCCGGAGCGGATGGTGTTCGGGGAGCTGGCGCGGCTCGAGGGACGGCTGGATGAGGCGGTCCGGGCCTATGAAGAGGCCATGAGCCAGGCCCGCGAGAACGGCTTCATCCAGAACGCCGCCATCGCGGCCGAGCTCGCGGCGGACTTCTGGCGGGCACGCAAGGCGCCGCTGGCCGCCCTCTCCTTCGCGCGCGAGGCCCAGGCCGCGTACCGGCAGTGGGGCGCCAAGGGCAAGGCCCTGCACCTGGAGGCGCGGTGGCCCGGCCTGTCGCCCTCGCGCACGCCCTCCGACCACGAGACCACCAGTACGACGGACTCGACGCACATCGACGCGCTCTCCGTGGTGAAGGCGCAGCAGGCCATCTCCGGGGAGATCGTCCTGGAGCGGCTGGTGACCACCCTGCTGCGGGTGGCCATCGAGAACGCCGGCGCCCAGCGCGGCGCCCTGCTGCTGCCGGATGGGGACACGCTCTCGGTCGCGGCCGTCTCCGGCTCCTCGCCGGACGGCGCCGTCGTCCCCGTCACGGAGGGCACGCCCCACGAGCTGCCGGGGACCCTCATCGCCTACGTCAAGCGCACGCACGAGCACGTCCTCATCCACGATGCCTCCCGGCCCCATCCCTTCTCGTCCGACGAGTACCTGCGGCGCAGCGGGGCCCGCTCGGTGCTGTGCCTGCCGCTGATGCGGCGGGAGACGCTCTCCGGCGCGCTGTACCTGGAGAACAACCTGGCCACCCACGCCTTCAACCCGGAGCGCCTCGCCCTGCTGAGTCACCTGGCCACCCAGGCGGCGACCTCCATCGAGAACGCGCGGCTGTACGAGGATGTCCGCCAGGGCAAGGCGGCGCTGCGCCAGGCCAACGACGAGCTCGAGCAGCGGGTGGAGGAGCGCACGCGCGAGCTGAAGGAGGCCCAGGCCCGGCTGGTGGACACGGCCCGCGAGGTGGGCATGGCCGAGGTGGCCTCCAACGTGCTGCACAACGTGGGCAACGTCCTCACCAGTGCCGTCATCAACGTGGAGATGATGCGCAGGCACGTGGGCGCCTCGCGCGTGGGCCGGGTGAAGCAGACCTCGGCCCTGCTCCAGGAGCACCGCGGCACGCTCGCGGACTTCCTCACCCGGGATGCCCGGGGCAGCCAGCTGCCGGACTACCTCGCCGAGCTGTCCGAGGAGCTGCTGCGCGAGCAGGAGACGTTGATGGAGGACGTGGAGGCGATGCACCGGTACATCGACCACATCCGCGCCATCGTCCAGGTGCAGCAGAACTACGCCAAGGCCTCGGTGATGGAGGTGGAGTGCGATCTGGCGCAGCTCGTGGACGA from Archangium lipolyticum carries:
- a CDS encoding trifunctional serine/threonine-protein kinase/ATP-binding protein/sensor histidine kinase, producing the protein MLDIPGYKLLGTLRTTGANVLLHAVRESDGLPVLIKTPSIGVPGPRERERYRREFSILQRLRNVSGVVRSYSHEHVHGRPLLMMELLRGDPLSALVGQPMEVPRFLELAVSLASTLAELHRHGVIHKDLKPANIITAPEGGPRLIDFGVASLQRVEHLDAAPANLIEGTLAYMSPEQTGRMNRLVDYRTDFYSLGVTFYELLTGSRPFHGRDALEWFHAHMAQHPRPPHELIPTLPPAVSAVVMKLLAKTAEERYQSAEGLRADLEKCLEGACEVFPLGARDVPQRFQLPQRLYGREAQVSTLLRGLERVGQGGQAELMLVRGYSGIGKSSVVLELHKPVVQRRGFFLSGKFDQFHRDIPYATLAQALQGLVQQLLAGTDEELAGWRERLQAAWGESGQVMVELVPQLELVAGKQPPVQELPPTDARNRFGQVLRQFLGVFATPEHPLVVFLDDLQWADLASLQLLQNLLTHAETPPLLLLGAYRDNEVSPAHPLMLMVETVRRSGARVTDLQLEPLNLEQVQRLVTDALPEAGQDVIVPLSARLHEKSGGNPFFLGQLMLALDRDGLLTRAPEGGWRWNAEEVWTAGYPDDVVHFLVDKLRQLPEQVQRLLSLAACVGHVFSLPMLSTLFDAEDLGAVEQGLAPALQEGLLMRGGPEQYRFLHDRIHQAAHALSSEEERKAIHLRIGRSLLASLPPEVLREKLFDVVSQLNAGVEHIQEPAERHQLARLNAEAGLKAQASIAHRPAITYFRMAFSLIPGDPWETDAALAFKVRRAWATCELMSGNAAEAERLAEELLPQARNNTDRVAAYLSRHAVYVATGRTREASANILECLSRLGMPIPAHPTPEEAAAAYEEVWALLRECPIASLVDLPLMTDPDMKAAMAALDALFATAFFSDVHLLIIDLSRIVTLSLRHGFTETAVSGFSWLGMLAGVHFKQYREGHALGMLARALLDRHNLASQRGKVLFSLQFIHYWSQPLSATQELVLEGFDHAVQAGDFQAACFCGSAITLNRLVMGHHLDDVYQESVVRGDFTRKAGVLDTRDAILVHQRYVQQLRGRTPSFDTLSGEGFDEQAFEATLTAARLSSLRAIYWITRLKSRYMCGAYAEALAAAEQAAGVLWVMRGSINNLDFHLYRALALAASCEGQEAEARVKSLEAMKRHHQQLSEWADSCPETFRAPERMVFGELARLEGRLDEAVRAYEEAMSQARENGFIQNAAIAAELAADFWRARKAPLAALSFAREAQAAYRQWGAKGKALHLEARWPGLSPSRTPSDHETTSTTDSTHIDALSVVKAQQAISGEIVLERLVTTLLRVAIENAGAQRGALLLPDGDTLSVAAVSGSSPDGAVVPVTEGTPHELPGTLIAYVKRTHEHVLIHDASRPHPFSSDEYLRRSGARSVLCLPLMRRETLSGALYLENNLATHAFNPERLALLSHLATQAATSIENARLYEDVRQGKAALRQANDELEQRVEERTRELKEAQARLVDTAREVGMAEVASNVLHNVGNVLTSAVINVEMMRRHVGASRVGRVKQTSALLQEHRGTLADFLTRDARGSQLPDYLAELSEELLREQETLMEDVEAMHRYIDHIRAIVQVQQNYAKASVMEVECDLAQLVDDALRIQLASLKRHGISITREISVQPRVMVDKHKVLQILINLISNAKHAVDVLPESQRVLCMRLTAEGKWARIQVVDNGIGIAPEFRERLFTHGFTTRKDGHGFGLHSSVLAAQMMGGRLTLESEGPGMGATATLELPLFEQHP
- a CDS encoding cytochrome P450, which encodes MTSQADASPPTPENLPLPPGRSGLPLIGETLEFLRSSRAFSERRQRQYGPVFRTHVLGSPTAFLTGPEAIQWIFAGEGKYLKNRWSPGIRRLLGARCLSLLEGEEHLERRRLLAPHFSYATMRGFVPVIESLVTRHFERWAALPGDLTLWPAMRELAFEIALTLIFGQDAVDVPFLMRHFQAWTAGLFVPLPVNLPWTTFGKALASKKAMIDYLDKVVAERQTRAEQPPDLLGSLLQRREDGEPPLSRETIVDELQLLLFAGHDTTVTATSNLVLTLAQHPEVLQRGREAVAPMAGPLSLDGLRATPYLVQLLHEGMRLIPPIGGAFRVTTRDVVYNGYRIPKGWAVPVSIRTAHAGSSWPEPNRFDPERFSAERGEQRKPGSFIPFGGGPRICLGQHFAMVEMSVMLALLLKHYTWELVPGQDLEYIMTPFPKPKSGIQLRFRRLG
- a CDS encoding FAD-binding protein, which codes for MSSRALPRRTILRGALVTVVTLFNPVSRSWASTPEPGAIGLPALDGQLLTDAATRTRAAEDYGHIVHRTPWAVLVPGSVQDIVKMVRFARAHGLKVAGARGIGESHSTHGQSQVEAGVVIDMSALSTIHEIDATSAWVDAGLRWIHLLEATLPLGKSPPTLTDYIDLSIGGTLSVGGIGGQTFRWGLQVDNVLEMDVVTGRGELVRCSPFRNRPLFDAVRAGLGQFGIIVRARVRLVDVPPRARTYLALYHDLPRFLRDQQTLIADGRFEYVEGSVVSTGSGRAYQLEVVKYFAPGSEPDDARLLAGLSFEPGSLQVTDSSYFDFANRLAPLVEFLKSTGAWDFPHPWLDNFVPGRVTASFVEQVLAQTPESEMGQGPILLYPFHPGRLTAPFARVPTGRTAFLFSLLRTAVPPTPENAAALVARNHAILDQLTCVGGKRYPVGSVQMSSADWREHFHPLWGHFVLAKRSFDPDNVLTPGQGIF